TTTACCTATAATTTCCATTTATATATTTATAAAAATAACTTTAATTATTTATCTCTTCTCACTAAACCTCTCTATGAATAATGAAAAATAATTATAAACGCATGCGAACAATTCAATAAAATATAACTAAAGAAACGTCACTTTCGAGTGGCGTTTTTTGTATTTTAAGACGCTGAGAAACGCACTGTGTTGCAGTGAGCGATTAGTGTGTATATAGAAATAGATAAAGTGTAGATATAGATTTGTAAATAATAGACTAATATTTGAGATAGATACTTTGCTTCTATCTCTTTAAAAAAGACAAGTTACATTAAAAAAGTAACCTGTCTTTAACCATGATTAGTTTATCGTGATGTTATCTATATCCTTTTTAAATAACATCAATTGTTTATGATCATTATAGTCATCACCAACTTTAGCTGAAATTGGGGGATCATTTTTATCTTTACTATGGATAGTTACTGTGTCGCCGTTTTTAACGATTTGTTTCTCTTTTAATTTGTCAGTTAATTTTTTCCATGCATCATTTGCGTCAAACCTATTTCCGTTTGGATTTATTCTTGACAAATCAATTCTTTTAACACTATCGGTATTAATCGGTTTGTTATTAGAATTGCTAAGTTCATTTAAATTGGCGGTACCTTCAATACTGTTTTCACCGCCATTTGGTAATTTATAAGTCACTTTGACATTTTCATTATCTGTTTTATCGATAATATTAGCCTCTTTCAAAGCATCTCTTACATTTTTCCACAACTGTCCGTCTGTTGTTTCAGCAGCTTTTGCAACGTTATTAATACCATTATAATTTGAAGAAGAATGAAAACCTGAACCTACTGTTGTTAAAACTAAAGCACTTGCTATCAATGTTTTTGTTAATAGTTTTTTATTCATTTTATTTTCTCCTATAACTTATTTGCAATCGATTACAAAGTAATTTTACAATTATTATTTATGTAAATCAATTAAATAATTATTAACAAATCCATAAAATTTTATCATTAAAATATAATAATTTTGAGCTAGAAATATTCGTCATTTATGCTATAATCGTTTTAGACACAGCAATGTGTTCAAATTTTCATCTATTCGTAAGTTAGCCTTCGGGCTGACTTTTTATTTCCATTATTCACATGTTAATCTTGTTGTTGTTTAGGCAGGTACTTCGGTACTTGCCTATTTTTTTATGCAAATTTTAAAAAACACTTGAATAATAAACATTTGTTTAGTATAATTATATTTGTAGGTTAGTTGATGACTTACAAATTATGTGTAAGGAGGTGAAAAGCCTCATGCTAGACATAATAAAAACACTTCTAGAACATCAAGTATTGGCAGTACTGATAATTCCAGAAGTGTTAAAACAACTTAGAGAATGGCATCTCGGCTACCTAGACCGAAAGCCAAACAACAAAGATTAACATTATGCTTGGAGCCTGACGGCTCCTCCTTACACTTATATAATATAATATTATTTGGAGGTTTTCAATTATGACAGAACAAATGTATTTATTATTGTTTTTATTAAGCCTACCATTGTTATTATTTATCGGGAGAAAAACACATTTTTATTGTTTAGATAAAAAGAATGGACGTAGATAATATGAGTGATTATAAATTAAAAATAATTGAATTGATCAAAAGTGATATAACAGGTTACCAAATTCACAAACAAACTGGCGTAGCGCAATATGTAATTTCACAATTAAGGCAAGGAAAGCGCGAAGTAGATAACTTAACTTTAAATACAACTGAAAAACTATACAGTTACGCACGACAAGTGTTATAATATAAATGTGAAATGGTCATTCTTGAAATGACTCGGTCGCTACTGGCACAGATCGTTTAAAGTGTCACCACAACATGAACTGAGAATTCATATGACGTTGCTGACGAGCGACAAAGCTCTGTGTTCCTGGATGGGAGTAAGTTTGTGTGGTGGTGCATAACAAGTCGCTGAAATATTTGCGACATAATAAAGCATATTATCGGTTTTATTAAGTGCTAAAGGCACATTTTAACCACCCATACTAGTTACTGGGTGGTTGTTTTTTATGTTATATTATAAATGATCAAACCACACCACCTATTAATTTAGGAGTGTGGTTATTTTCAAGGGCAAAAAAAGGGCATAATTTTAAAACAAAGGGCAAGGGTATGAACTATAAAATACCTTGAAACACTTATAAATGCCTATATAAAAGCATTTTGAATGCTCATGGATTTCCTTGATAATACAATTTGTTATTCCTGCTAAATAACCAATTACAAGCTCAGTAACGTCAAGTTGCTGGGCTTTTGTGAGTTGTGAGTTTCCAACGAAAATAAAAAACACTAAGTATAAGGTATATTATTTATTAAATGGTGAAGTAGCAAAAGGTAAAATAACATACTTAACATTGAAATTTTTTCACTCATTATATAATGAAGCTAAATAATTTTACAAAATTATTTGAGTTAAATGTTTAGACGTTTTTGAATCGGGTAAATTTAAATTACAACATTTATTTCAAGGAGGCATTCATTATGGCAGACGAAAGTAAATTTGAACAAGCAAAAGGTAACGTTAAAGAAACAGTAGGAAATGTTACTGATGATAAAGATTTAGAAAATGAAGGTAAAGAAGATAAAGCTTCTGGTAAAGCTAAAGAATTCGTTGAAAATGCTAAAGAAAAAGCAACTGATTTTATAGACAAAGTAAAAGGTAACAAAGGCGAGTAATTTTACTTTTATATCCTAATACACTACACATGCCACTTAGTCGGTATAAATATCGGCTAAGTGGTTTTGCTGTGTCTATGAAAATTATGTCATGCGTGATTTAGTTAATATTAATTTTAATGAAAGAAAGAGTCTAAATTAAAAAACTCGTTAACTAACTTCAATGGTAATCAACGAAAACTTAATCCTACATTGAAAGTAATTAACGAGAAAATCTGAATCAAAGAATTATTCGCGGATGGTTATTCATTTTCAGCGGTAATACGACCTAAAGTCAAACTTACGATTAAGCCGATGATAAATACTACAATTGAAACAAACCACATCGTGATACTAGTTGGTAAACCTGGAAATACTGCAAAAAGCGATCCAATGACGAAACCAATTATCAACGCAAAAGTCATTAATTTATGATTCAACAGGAAATATTGAATGATTTTGCTGGAAAAAATGAAACCAGCAAGTACACCAAAACCGACTGCAAGTAAAATAGGGATACCGGCAAAGTTAAGCTTAACTACTTCAGAAATAGCTAACATGACAGTACCATAAACACCAAATACTAATAACATAAATGAACCTGAAATACCTGGAAGTAACATGGCGCTGGATGCACACATACCTGCAATAAAATATTTAAAAATAAGACCAGTTGAAAGTGTCAGTGTTTCACCAGCGTGTTTATCGCCACTATTTAATAAAGTAATGATAACTAAAATGACGATACCAATTATAACCATCATATAATGTTTAACTGAAAATGATGACTTATAGTTAGATATTTTTAATAAGTAAGGGACAATTCCTATAATTAACCCACCAAAGAAAAACATAGTAGCTATGTGATGTTGGCTTAATAAGTAATTGAAAAGATTACTTAGTGATCCCATTGCTAATAACATGCCAATTATAATAGGAAGTAAAAATGTGAAACTTGGCCAAAAGCGCCTTGAGAAGATACCACTTATGGAAGCGATAAACTGGTTGTATATACCTAGTAATAAAGCGATGGTGCCACCACTAACGCCAGGTACTAAATCACTCGTACCCATAGCAAATCCTTTTAAAATATTAATCCATTTAAACTGTTGCATGAATAACTCCTTTCTAACGATTGGAATAAAACATAAATAGCATCATACCATATCATAAATGTATTAGTGAAATGATAACATATTTTAAAAACATAAAATCCATTGAGAAATTATGTGTACTGATTATCATTTATACTTCTGAACGGAGTCAATTAGAGATGTACTTTAGAGTTATTAAAAATAATAAAAAGGGTTTAAGTTATTTATATTAAGGTATAAGTAAGTTATAATTAACTGTACGCATTATTACAAAGTCTTTTTGACTACAAATTAAAATTATTATAAACTAGTTAAGAAAACTTTATATTTTACGGAGGGAATATAAAATGGCATCAACATTAGAAATCAAAGACCTACATGTGTCTATTGAGGATAAAGAAATTTTAAAAGGTGTTAACTTGACAATTAACACTGATGAAATACATGCGATTATGGGACCAAATGGGACAGGTAAATCAACTTTATCATCTGCAATTATGGGACACCCAAGCTATGAAGTAACTAAAGGAGAAGTACTTTTAGACGGTGTTAATATTTTAGAATTAGAAGTTGATGAAAGAGCAAAAGCAGGGTTGTTCTTAGCAATGCAATATCCATCTGAAATTACAGGTGTAACAAATGCTGATTTCATGCGTTCGGCAATTAATGCGAAACGCGAAGAAGGACAAGAGATTAACTTAATGCAATTTATTAAGAAATTAGATAAGAACATGGACTTTTTAGATATCGATAAAGACATGGCTCAACGTTATTTAAATGAAGGTTTCTCAGGTGGAGAGAAGAAACGTAACGAAATCTTACAATTAATGATGTTAGAACCTAAATTTGCAATTTTAGATGAAATCGATTCAGGTTTAGACATCGATGCATTAAAAGTTGTATCAAAAGGCATTAACCAAATGCGTGGGGAAAACTTTGGTGCATTAATGATTACTCACTATCAACGTTTATTAAATTATATTACGCCAGATAAAGTACACGTAATGTATGCTGGTAAAGTCGTTAAGTCTGGTGGCCCAGAATTAGCAAAACGTCTTGAAGAAGAAGGATATGAATGGGTTAAAGAAGAGTTCGGTTCAGCTGAATAATCTTATTAA
This is a stretch of genomic DNA from Staphylococcus roterodami. It encodes these proteins:
- a CDS encoding DUF4888 domain-containing protein, translating into MNKKLLTKTLIASALVLTTVGSGFHSSSNYNGINNVAKAAETTDGQLWKNVRDALKEANIIDKTDNENVKVTYKLPNGGENSIEGTANLNELSNSNNKPINTDSVKRIDLSRINPNGNRFDANDAWKKLTDKLKEKQIVKNGDTVTIHSKDKNDPPISAKVGDDYNDHKQLMLFKKDIDNITIN
- a CDS encoding CsbD family protein, with product MADESKFEQAKGNVKETVGNVTDDKDLENEGKEDKASGKAKEFVENAKEKATDFIDKVKGNKGE
- a CDS encoding DUF368 domain-containing protein, whose translation is MQQFKWINILKGFAMGTSDLVPGVSGGTIALLLGIYNQFIASISGIFSRRFWPSFTFLLPIIIGMLLAMGSLSNLFNYLLSQHHIATMFFFGGLIIGIVPYLLKISNYKSSFSVKHYMMVIIGIVILVIITLLNSGDKHAGETLTLSTGLIFKYFIAGMCASSAMLLPGISGSFMLLVFGVYGTVMLAISEVVKLNFAGIPILLAVGFGVLAGFIFSSKIIQYFLLNHKLMTFALIIGFVIGSLFAVFPGLPTSITMWFVSIVVFIIGLIVSLTLGRITAENE
- the sufC gene encoding Fe-S cluster assembly ATPase SufC; the encoded protein is MASTLEIKDLHVSIEDKEILKGVNLTINTDEIHAIMGPNGTGKSTLSSAIMGHPSYEVTKGEVLLDGVNILELEVDERAKAGLFLAMQYPSEITGVTNADFMRSAINAKREEGQEINLMQFIKKLDKNMDFLDIDKDMAQRYLNEGFSGGEKKRNEILQLMMLEPKFAILDEIDSGLDIDALKVVSKGINQMRGENFGALMITHYQRLLNYITPDKVHVMYAGKVVKSGGPELAKRLEEEGYEWVKEEFGSAE